Proteins from a single region of Deinococcus apachensis DSM 19763:
- a CDS encoding acyl-CoA-binding protein yields MTEGVRQAFEQAQQDVQGLSRKPGNDVLLKLYALYKQGTVGDVTGARPGGFDFVGGAKHDAWAALRGQNQEDARREYVALVDALKARG; encoded by the coding sequence ATGACAGAAGGGGTACGGCAGGCCTTCGAGCAGGCGCAGCAAGACGTGCAGGGTCTTTCTAGAAAGCCCGGTAATGATGTCCTCCTCAAGCTCTACGCCCTGTACAAGCAGGGTACGGTCGGCGACGTGACGGGAGCGCGCCCCGGCGGGTTCGACTTCGTGGGCGGGGCCAAGCACGACGCTTGGGCAGCGCTGCGGGGGCAAAACCAGGAGGACGCGCGGCGTGAATATGTAGCGCTCGTGGATGCCCTTAAAGCGCGGGGCTAG
- a CDS encoding ImmA/IrrE family metallo-endopeptidase has product MRELASAYVRGLPGLDTHSLMSGLDATLTFMPMGDRDGAYDPEHRVVLINSRVRPERQRFTLAHEISHALLLGDDDLLSDLHDAYEGERLEQVIETLCNVGAAAILMPDALIDELLARFGPSGRALAELARRADVSASSALYALAERTAAPVLYAVCAVARLEAEPGDEERPTGKALTVRASGGAPSVKYSLRPGTLIPAEHPVAVALETHLPIAQESYVPFRSGRRMPAYVDAFPERQRVMVSFTLTPRPTKGGESDEPAG; this is encoded by the coding sequence ATGCGGGAACTGGCCTCGGCCTACGTCCGGGGCCTCCCCGGTTTGGACACCCACAGCCTGATGAGCGGGCTGGACGCCACCCTGACCTTCATGCCGATGGGGGACCGCGACGGGGCGTACGACCCGGAACACCGCGTGGTGCTGATCAACAGCCGGGTGCGCCCGGAGCGCCAGCGCTTCACCCTCGCGCACGAGATCAGCCACGCCCTGCTGCTGGGCGACGACGACCTGCTGAGCGACCTGCACGACGCCTACGAGGGCGAGCGGCTGGAGCAGGTCATCGAGACGCTGTGTAATGTGGGGGCCGCCGCCATCCTGATGCCGGATGCGCTGATTGACGAGTTGCTCGCCCGCTTCGGACCCAGCGGGCGGGCGCTGGCGGAACTCGCCCGCCGGGCGGATGTGAGTGCGAGCAGCGCCCTGTATGCCCTCGCGGAACGGACGGCAGCGCCGGTGCTCTACGCGGTCTGCGCCGTGGCCCGGCTGGAGGCGGAGCCCGGCGACGAGGAGCGGCCCACCGGCAAGGCGCTGACGGTGCGGGCCAGCGGCGGGGCGCCCAGCGTGAAGTACAGCCTGCGGCCCGGCACCCTGATCCCGGCGGAGCATCCGGTCGCCGTGGCGCTGGAAACGCATCTGCCCATAGCCCAGGAGAGCTACGTGCCCTTCCGCTCCGGTCGGCGGATGCCCGCCTACGTGGACGCCTTTCCCGAGCGGCAGCGGGTGATGGTCAGCTTCACCCTGACGCCCCGGCCCACCAAGGGTGGGGAAAGCGATGAGCCCGCAGGTTGA
- the folP gene encoding dihydropteroate synthase has translation MSPQVEDWTARTHALTFGFPVPGGERAPNGWRVTWKGCAVMGVLNVTPDSFSDGGRHASLEAAVTRARAMRDAGAMFIDVGGESTRPGAEPVPAEQELDRVRPVLRALAGEGVLLSVDTMKPEVAHAALAAGAHLINDVTGLRDPGMVEVCTAAGAPACVMHMHGEPRTMQRSPQYRNVVAEVHAFLRERAAAVLAAGVPSVLLDPGLGFGKTAAHNLTLLRALPELTAGPAPVLVGASRKKMIDLLAGVPNAADRDPGSLALHLHAARQGAAMVRVHAAAAHVQALRVQAALDDPDFFPGR, from the coding sequence ATGAGCCCGCAGGTTGAGGACTGGACGGCGCGAACCCACGCCCTGACTTTCGGGTTCCCCGTACCGGGGGGAGAGCGTGCGCCGAATGGGTGGCGGGTCACCTGGAAGGGCTGCGCCGTGATGGGCGTCCTGAACGTCACGCCGGACAGCTTCAGCGACGGGGGCAGACACGCTTCTCTGGAGGCCGCTGTCACCCGGGCGCGGGCGATGCGGGACGCGGGCGCCATGTTTATCGACGTGGGCGGTGAGAGCACCCGGCCCGGCGCGGAGCCGGTGCCCGCCGAGCAGGAGCTGGACCGGGTGCGGCCCGTGCTGCGGGCGTTGGCGGGCGAGGGTGTGCTGCTCAGCGTGGACACCATGAAGCCCGAGGTGGCTCACGCGGCGCTCGCGGCGGGCGCCCACCTGATCAACGACGTGACGGGACTGCGCGACCCCGGGATGGTAGAGGTCTGCACCGCGGCGGGCGCCCCCGCCTGCGTCATGCACATGCACGGCGAGCCGCGCACCATGCAGCGCTCGCCCCAGTACCGCAATGTGGTGGCTGAGGTCCACGCTTTCCTGCGTGAGCGCGCGGCGGCTGTTCTCGCGGCGGGCGTGCCCTCGGTGCTCCTCGACCCTGGGCTGGGCTTCGGGAAGACGGCGGCGCACAACCTGACCCTGCTGCGGGCGTTGCCGGAGCTCACGGCCGGGCCAGCTCCCGTGCTGGTCGGGGCGAGCCGCAAAAAGATGATTGACCTGTTGGCGGGGGTGCCGAACGCTGCCGACCGTGACCCGGGCAGCCTGGCCCTGCACCTGCATGCGGCGCGGCAGGGGGCGGCGATGGTGCGCGTCCATGCAGCCGCGGCCCACGTCCAGGCCCTGCGGGTGCAGGCGGCGCTGGACGACCCCGACTTCTTCCCCGGTCGCTAG
- the folB gene encoding dihydroneopterin aldolase encodes MSRVVLEGLEFHARHGVYETEAALGARFVIDAELHWPFAGIPDELAAAVNYAAVYDAIREEVTGERHRLIEVLAGRIARRLLRDHPRLEVVTVRVHKPFAPLPGVFRDVYAELTLRQGE; translated from the coding sequence ATGAGCCGGGTCGTTCTGGAGGGGCTGGAGTTTCACGCGCGGCACGGCGTGTACGAGACGGAGGCGGCGCTGGGGGCCCGTTTCGTGATTGACGCGGAGCTGCACTGGCCCTTCGCCGGGATTCCCGACGAACTGGCCGCCGCCGTGAATTATGCCGCGGTCTACGACGCCATTCGGGAGGAGGTGACGGGTGAGCGCCACCGGCTGATCGAAGTGCTGGCGGGCCGCATCGCCCGGAGATTGCTGCGCGACCATCCCCGACTGGAGGTCGTGACCGTGCGGGTCCACAAGCCCTTCGCGCCGCTGCCCGGCGTCTTTCGGGACGTGTACGCGGAACTGACCCTGCGGCAGGGCGAGTGA
- the folK gene encoding 2-amino-4-hydroxy-6-hydroxymethyldihydropteridine diphosphokinase — protein MSEAAFIALGANLGEPLITLRRARQDLAALGGVTGVSRLYRTAPVGGPPGQPDYLNAMVRVETDLAPVELLAALHNIEARVGRVRRERWEARLLDLDLILYGARVGDGPGLILPHPRAWERAFVLAPLADLDPQLRHPVTGETVRDALARVGLGGVTGIETDW, from the coding sequence GTGAGCGAGGCGGCCTTCATCGCCCTGGGCGCGAACCTGGGCGAACCGCTGATCACGCTGCGCCGCGCCCGGCAGGACCTCGCCGCGCTGGGCGGGGTGACGGGCGTGAGCCGCCTGTACCGCACCGCTCCTGTCGGCGGTCCCCCCGGGCAACCCGACTACCTCAACGCGATGGTGCGGGTGGAGACGGACCTCGCCCCGGTGGAACTGCTCGCCGCCCTCCACAACATCGAAGCGCGGGTCGGGCGGGTACGCCGCGAACGCTGGGAGGCGCGTCTCCTCGACCTCGACCTGATCCTGTACGGGGCGCGGGTGGGGGACGGCCCTGGCCTGATCCTGCCGCACCCCCGTGCCTGGGAGCGGGCTTTCGTGCTGGCCCCCCTCGCCGACCTTGACCCACAGTTGCGGCATCCGGTGACAGGCGAGACGGTGCGGGACGCGCTGGCGCGGGTGGGGCTGGGCGGAGTGACCGGCATCGAGACCGATTGGTGA
- the pnp gene encoding polyribonucleotide nucleotidyltransferase: MIAKTYTTMLGGRELSIETGRLAKLVSGSVTLRYGDTVLLVTAQARDEKSTLDFLPLTVEFEERHYAVGKIPGSFHRREGRPGERAILSARITDRQIRPLFPRGYRHETQVIITVLSADQQNAPDVLGPIGASAALSVSDIPWNGPTACVRVGQIDGDYVINPTAEQLTRSGMDLVVAGTRDAVMMVEAGAQVVSEEALVGAIEFAHREMQGVLDLIETMRAELGREKFNFLEDGDLAPDLVPELAAAARAAGLRDALLTTKKKERSANLKALRDRLIEERLPEGEVEGAEEQIVALKAAFGKVEKQELRRLILEEDLRADGRNSRTVRPIWIEVRPLPRAHGSAIFTRGETQVLGITTLGTERDELLVDDLTEETQDRFLLHYNFPPYSTGEVKRMGGQSRREVGHGNLAKRAIRAVLPQFDDFPYVIRVVGEVLESNGSSSMATVCAGTLSLMDAGVPLKAPVAGVAMGLVMEEGKYRILTDILGLEDALGDMDFKVCGTAEGVTALQMDIKVGGITPAVMREALAQAREARLHILGKMAEVLPAPRLELSPTAPRILTLKINPELIGKVIGPGGKQIRELEAMGAQITVEEDGTVRIFSADGAAAEAVRARIEGLTKTARVGEEYEGTVVKTAPFGAFVNLFPGQDGMLHISQMSEQRVNAVEDVLNVGDKLRVKIINIDDRGKIDLIRPELEGKIAPREPRPARTGGSDRGPRPPRRD; the protein is encoded by the coding sequence ATGATCGCAAAGACCTACACCACGATGCTTGGCGGGCGCGAACTGAGCATCGAGACGGGGCGGCTGGCGAAACTCGTCAGCGGCAGCGTCACCCTGCGTTACGGCGACACCGTGCTCCTCGTGACCGCCCAGGCGCGCGACGAAAAGAGCACGCTGGACTTCCTGCCGCTGACCGTCGAGTTCGAGGAACGGCACTACGCCGTGGGCAAGATTCCCGGCTCCTTCCACCGCCGAGAGGGGCGGCCTGGCGAGCGCGCGATCCTTTCCGCCCGCATCACCGACCGCCAGATTCGGCCCCTGTTTCCCAGGGGTTACCGTCACGAGACGCAGGTGATCATCACCGTGCTCTCCGCCGACCAGCAGAACGCGCCCGACGTGTTGGGACCCATCGGCGCCTCGGCCGCGCTGAGCGTCAGCGACATTCCCTGGAACGGGCCGACCGCCTGCGTGCGGGTGGGGCAGATTGACGGCGACTACGTGATCAACCCGACCGCCGAGCAGCTCACCCGCTCCGGGATGGATCTGGTGGTCGCCGGAACGCGGGACGCCGTGATGATGGTCGAGGCGGGGGCCCAGGTCGTCAGCGAGGAGGCCCTGGTGGGCGCCATCGAGTTCGCCCACCGCGAGATGCAGGGTGTGCTGGACCTGATCGAGACGATGCGCGCCGAGCTGGGCCGCGAGAAGTTCAACTTCCTGGAGGACGGGGACCTGGCCCCCGACCTCGTGCCCGAACTCGCGGCGGCCGCGCGGGCGGCGGGGTTGCGGGACGCGCTGCTCACCACGAAGAAGAAGGAGCGCAGCGCCAACCTCAAGGCCCTGCGTGACCGCCTGATCGAGGAGCGGCTGCCGGAGGGCGAGGTCGAGGGCGCCGAGGAGCAGATCGTCGCGCTCAAGGCCGCCTTCGGCAAGGTCGAGAAGCAGGAGCTGCGCCGCCTGATCCTCGAGGAGGACCTGCGCGCCGATGGGCGCAATTCCAGGACCGTCCGCCCCATCTGGATCGAGGTGCGGCCCCTGCCCCGGGCGCACGGCAGCGCGATCTTCACCCGCGGCGAGACGCAGGTTCTCGGCATCACGACGCTGGGCACTGAGCGCGACGAGCTGCTTGTGGACGATCTGACCGAGGAGACGCAGGACCGCTTTCTGCTCCACTACAACTTCCCGCCGTACTCCACGGGCGAGGTTAAGCGTATGGGCGGCCAGTCCCGCCGCGAGGTGGGGCACGGCAATCTCGCCAAGCGGGCGATCCGCGCGGTGCTGCCCCAGTTTGACGACTTCCCCTACGTGATCCGCGTGGTGGGCGAGGTGCTGGAGTCCAACGGATCGAGTTCGATGGCAACGGTGTGCGCCGGGACCCTGAGCCTGATGGACGCGGGCGTGCCGCTGAAGGCCCCGGTCGCGGGGGTGGCGATGGGTCTGGTAATGGAGGAGGGCAAGTACCGCATCCTCACCGACATCCTGGGGCTGGAGGACGCGCTGGGCGACATGGACTTCAAGGTCTGCGGCACGGCGGAGGGCGTCACCGCTCTCCAGATGGACATCAAGGTGGGCGGCATCACCCCCGCGGTCATGCGTGAGGCGCTGGCCCAGGCGCGCGAGGCCCGGCTGCACATCCTGGGCAAGATGGCCGAGGTGCTGCCCGCCCCCAGGCTCGAGCTCTCCCCCACCGCGCCTCGCATCCTGACCCTCAAGATCAACCCCGAACTCATCGGCAAAGTGATCGGGCCCGGCGGCAAGCAGATCCGCGAGCTGGAGGCGATGGGCGCGCAGATTACGGTCGAGGAGGACGGCACGGTCCGCATCTTCAGCGCCGACGGTGCCGCCGCCGAGGCCGTCCGCGCCCGCATCGAGGGCCTGACGAAGACCGCCCGCGTCGGCGAGGAGTACGAGGGAACGGTGGTCAAGACCGCCCCCTTTGGCGCCTTTGTCAACCTCTTCCCCGGCCAGGACGGGATGCTGCACATCTCGCAGATGAGCGAGCAGCGGGTGAACGCCGTCGAGGACGTGCTCAACGTCGGCGACAAGCTGCGGGTCAAGATCATCAACATCGACGACCGCGGCAAGATCGACCTGATCCGGCCCGAGCTGGAGGGCAAGATCGCCCCCCGTGAGCCCCGTCCCGCCCGCACGGGAGGCAGCGACCGGGGTCCGCGCCCGCCGCGCCGGGACTGA
- a CDS encoding GrpB family protein, translating to MNPHPLQPDAKPVTEEQVQAAWVGELPRLAGRVEVRAYDPQWPHLYEREAARLRGLLGERVLALDHVGSTAVPGLPAKPIIDIDLSLADSADEAAYRSLLEAAGYRLVVREPDWHEHRMFKGPDTNINLHVWTLGSPEAARHLIFRDWLRANPEDRQRYGELKLALSEQNFEYVHAYNNAKAPLIHAIYARALAAGGL from the coding sequence ATGAACCCTCATCCCCTTCAGCCGGACGCCAAACCCGTTACCGAGGAGCAGGTGCAGGCCGCCTGGGTGGGCGAGCTGCCGAGACTGGCGGGCCGGGTGGAGGTTCGGGCGTACGACCCCCAGTGGCCGCACCTGTACGAGCGGGAGGCCGCCCGCTTGCGCGGCCTGCTGGGCGAGCGGGTGCTGGCGCTCGATCACGTCGGCTCGACCGCCGTGCCGGGGCTGCCCGCCAAACCAATCATCGACATCGACCTGTCGCTCGCCGACTCGGCGGACGAGGCCGCGTACCGGTCCCTGCTGGAGGCCGCGGGCTACCGCCTCGTCGTGCGCGAACCGGACTGGCACGAGCACCGGATGTTCAAGGGACCGGACACCAACATCAACCTGCACGTCTGGACGCTCGGCAGCCCCGAGGCGGCGCGGCACCTGATCTTCCGCGACTGGCTGAGGGCGAATCCGGAAGACCGGCAGCGGTATGGGGAGTTGAAGCTGGCCCTCTCGGAGCAGAACTTCGAGTACGTGCACGCGTACAACAACGCCAAGGCGCCCCTGATCCACGCGATCTACGCCCGGGCCCTGGCGGCAGGAGGGCTGTAG
- a CDS encoding molybdopterin oxidoreductase family protein — protein sequence MTVPAPVTRDVLLTCPLDCPDACRLRITLSRGEDGAERAVKLTGDANHPYTKGFACAKTVHYPARQNHPDRPLYPLRRVGKKADSEPRFERVTWDEALDDIAARLKTLLETRGPSTILRYNYAGTMGLMEGSHVHALWRALGTPELDETICATAGTAAWAMGYGARYGVDPLDVPHARLIILWGINSLSTNSHLTPQMTAARKNGARIIHIDPYRNRTSQYADTHLKLKPGTDAALALGVMHELFAHGWTDDAYIAEATRGVEDLREAARDWTPERTAEVTGLTVEEVRDLAHAIGTTRPTYIRVGYGMTRHENGGTNLRSVTLIPALTGDWRHRGGGVVLSTSGAFTLNRSRLGAAHLIRPDVPHVNMNELANALAPGAGLGALVVYNTNPAVVAPDSARVRAGMMRDDLLMVVLEQAMTETARLADYVLPATTFMEHPDVYTSYGHHWLGYNPAALEAPGEARPNTWVFQQLARRLGVTEPSVYWTVDDLLAEVLDTEHPHLAGITPERLKAEGTVRLNLPESFLPYAHGATTPSGKVQLSPAPQYRPVEAALNAEYPLRLLTPPAHHFLNSTYGNLANLNRAEGGEPHVLIHPGDSEAYGLADGEYARIVSEVGQARRRVKVTEAAQPGVAVVEGTWWGLSAPDGTSINAVTAQTLTDLGGGSTFHNTRVRLERAER from the coding sequence ATGACCGTGCCCGCCCCCGTCACCCGCGACGTTCTGCTGACCTGCCCGCTCGACTGCCCGGACGCCTGCCGCCTCCGAATCACCCTGAGCCGCGGCGAGGACGGGGCGGAGCGGGCGGTGAAGTTGACCGGGGACGCGAATCACCCCTACACGAAGGGCTTTGCCTGCGCCAAGACGGTGCATTACCCGGCCCGGCAGAATCATCCTGATCGCCCCCTGTACCCCCTGCGGCGGGTGGGGAAGAAGGCCGACTCCGAGCCCCGTTTCGAGCGCGTGACCTGGGACGAGGCGCTGGACGACATCGCCGCCCGGCTGAAAACGCTGCTGGAGACGCGTGGCCCCTCCACCATCCTGCGTTACAACTACGCGGGGACGATGGGGTTGATGGAGGGCAGCCATGTTCACGCCCTGTGGCGCGCGCTGGGCACCCCTGAACTCGACGAGACGATCTGCGCGACGGCGGGGACGGCGGCCTGGGCGATGGGCTACGGCGCCCGCTACGGGGTGGACCCCCTGGACGTGCCGCACGCCCGCTTGATCATCCTGTGGGGGATCAACTCGTTGAGCACGAACAGCCACCTCACGCCGCAGATGACGGCGGCGCGGAAAAATGGGGCGCGCATCATCCACATCGACCCGTACCGCAACCGCACCAGCCAGTATGCCGACACCCACCTCAAGCTGAAACCCGGCACGGACGCGGCCTTGGCGCTCGGCGTGATGCACGAACTGTTCGCCCACGGCTGGACGGACGATGCTTACATCGCCGAGGCGACCCGGGGCGTGGAGGACTTGCGGGAGGCGGCGCGGGACTGGACCCCCGAGCGCACGGCGGAGGTGACGGGCCTGACGGTGGAGGAGGTCCGCGACCTGGCCCACGCCATCGGCACCACCCGGCCCACCTATATCCGGGTCGGGTACGGAATGACCCGCCACGAGAACGGCGGCACGAACCTGCGCTCTGTGACCCTGATTCCCGCCCTAACCGGGGACTGGCGGCACCGGGGGGGCGGCGTGGTGCTGAGCACGAGCGGTGCCTTCACCCTCAATCGCTCGCGGCTGGGAGCGGCGCACCTGATCCGGCCCGATGTGCCCCACGTCAACATGAACGAGCTGGCCAATGCCCTCGCGCCGGGGGCCGGGCTGGGCGCCCTCGTCGTGTACAACACCAACCCCGCCGTCGTCGCGCCCGACTCGGCCCGGGTTCGCGCGGGGATGATGCGGGACGACCTCCTCATGGTCGTGCTGGAGCAGGCGATGACGGAGACGGCCCGGCTGGCGGATTACGTGCTGCCCGCCACTACGTTCATGGAACACCCCGACGTATACACGAGCTACGGCCACCACTGGCTGGGCTACAACCCGGCCGCCCTGGAGGCCCCCGGCGAGGCGAGGCCCAACACCTGGGTCTTTCAGCAACTCGCCCGCCGCCTGGGCGTGACCGAGCCCAGCGTGTACTGGACGGTGGACGACCTCCTCGCCGAAGTGCTGGACACCGAGCATCCCCACCTCGCTGGCATCACGCCGGAGCGGCTGAAGGCGGAGGGCACGGTGCGCCTGAACCTTCCCGAGAGCTTTCTGCCCTACGCCCACGGGGCAACGACGCCGAGCGGGAAGGTGCAGCTCTCGCCCGCGCCGCAGTACCGGCCAGTGGAGGCTGCTCTGAACGCCGAGTACCCCCTGCGTCTGCTCACGCCTCCCGCCCACCACTTCCTGAACAGCACCTATGGCAACCTCGCCAACCTGAACCGGGCCGAGGGCGGCGAGCCCCACGTCCTGATCCACCCCGGGGACTCCGAGGCGTATGGCCTGGCGGACGGTGAGTACGCCCGCATCGTCAGCGAGGTGGGGCAGGCCCGGCGCCGCGTGAAGGTGACGGAAGCCGCGCAGCCCGGCGTGGCGGTCGTGGAGGGGACGTGGTGGGGCCTGAGCGCCCCGGACGGGACGAGCATCAACGCGGTCACGGCCCAGACACTGACCGACCTGGGTGGGGGGAGCACCTTCCACAACACGCGGGTGCGGCTGGAGCGGGCTGAGCGTTAA
- a CDS encoding acyltransferase translates to MTTVSSDSSAPPATASGERLAAVDLFRGLAIVAVVAHHLTGLALRHAEAGSALALGLAAVNRTLHFVVPAFVFMTALVLTRSALRRFDPGKYYWARVRTALLPYLLWTVLYVLFRVATGQDDPAALRDPHRWQVWVQYGKGYFHLYFLLIVLQFYLVLPLLLPLWRRRWPFLAVLLAAFAVQFAVYGLNRADILNFRFPGTMALWYVPALTLGMYFGANPGAFEALWSRWRGWFALAAGLALLWYVPVAVAMLRGAPVSSLTYSAANWTYTAAAVLALFGTAQVLAPWQTRWRSGLVYLGTVSLQIYLLHPAILWFLERLGFPQDTPGFLGVLVLYGLVALGVPVLVARLLEGTALSRWLFGR, encoded by the coding sequence ATGACGACCGTGAGCAGCGATTCCTCCGCCCCCCCTGCGACGGCCTCCGGGGAGCGGCTCGCGGCCGTGGACCTCTTTCGCGGGCTGGCCATCGTCGCGGTCGTCGCGCACCACCTGACCGGCCTCGCGCTGCGGCACGCGGAGGCGGGGTCGGCCCTGGCGCTCGGCTTGGCCGCCGTCAACCGGACACTGCATTTCGTGGTGCCCGCGTTCGTGTTCATGACGGCCCTCGTGCTGACGCGCTCGGCCCTGCGCCGCTTCGACCCCGGGAAGTACTACTGGGCGCGCGTCCGCACCGCGCTGCTGCCGTACCTGCTGTGGACGGTGCTGTACGTGCTGTTCCGGGTCGCCACCGGGCAGGACGACCCCGCCGCGCTGCGTGACCCTCACCGCTGGCAGGTGTGGGTGCAGTACGGCAAGGGGTACTTCCACCTGTATTTCCTGCTGATCGTCCTCCAGTTCTACCTGGTGCTGCCCCTGCTGTTGCCGCTGTGGCGGCGGCGCTGGCCCTTCCTGGCCGTGCTGCTGGCGGCCTTCGCGGTGCAGTTCGCGGTGTACGGCCTCAACCGGGCGGACATCCTGAACTTCCGCTTCCCCGGCACGATGGCCCTGTGGTACGTCCCGGCCCTGACCCTCGGAATGTACTTCGGAGCGAATCCCGGCGCGTTCGAGGCGCTCTGGTCGCGCTGGCGGGGGTGGTTCGCCCTGGCGGCGGGGCTGGCCCTGCTGTGGTATGTGCCCGTTGCGGTGGCAATGCTGCGGGGCGCGCCCGTGAGCAGCCTGACGTACAGCGCGGCGAACTGGACGTATACGGCGGCGGCGGTCCTCGCCCTGTTCGGGACCGCACAGGTCCTCGCGCCCTGGCAGACCCGGTGGCGATCTGGCCTGGTCTACCTGGGCACCGTGAGCCTCCAGATTTACCTGTTGCACCCGGCAATCCTGTGGTTCCTGGAGCGGCTTGGCTTTCCGCAGGACACGCCCGGGTTCCTGGGGGTGCTCGTCCTGTACGGCCTGGTCGCGCTGGGCGTGCCCGTCCTGGTGGCGCGGCTGCTGGAGGGCACGGCTCTCTCACGCTGGCTGTTCGGACGCTAA
- a CDS encoding alpha/beta hydrolase → MKRVALSLLFLSSVTLAAAPPTPRLGSPDAPQPVAGIARALRFPHPLGDAFLLRPIKCAPACPLVVVSHSRGLTAEESLTRPHLRSLFTRLTGAGYAVLVSNDAGATTWGAPQAITYNADMRHRAIRTFAFNGRTYNFGYSMGGLPALLAAYMPVYPVSGVVLLDAQVSLLDVWKGVNPKFREDVRVAHGLSTRAALPANRDPVTFAGSAVARVPLLVAGSPEDQAVPFKRNGEAIFKRATSSESRLLRLPGPHLGGSHFGATFVNGMLAFLNRLERQGGAKS, encoded by the coding sequence ATGAAGCGCGTCGCCCTCTCGCTGCTGTTCCTGTCCTCCGTCACCCTGGCGGCAGCGCCCCCCACCCCGCGTTTGGGCAGTCCCGACGCGCCCCAGCCGGTGGCCGGGATAGCGCGGGCCCTGCGCTTCCCGCATCCGCTGGGGGACGCCTTCCTGCTGCGCCCCATCAAGTGCGCCCCCGCATGCCCGCTCGTGGTCGTCTCGCACTCGCGGGGCCTGACGGCCGAGGAGAGCCTGACCCGCCCCCACCTGCGCTCCCTGTTCACGCGCCTGACGGGTGCGGGATACGCGGTCCTGGTCAGCAACGATGCGGGGGCGACGACCTGGGGGGCGCCGCAGGCCATCACCTACAACGCGGACATGCGCCACCGGGCCATCCGCACCTTCGCGTTCAACGGCCGCACCTACAACTTCGGCTACTCGATGGGAGGGCTGCCCGCCCTGCTCGCCGCGTACATGCCCGTCTATCCCGTGTCGGGCGTGGTGCTGCTCGACGCGCAGGTGAGCCTCCTCGATGTCTGGAAGGGGGTGAACCCCAAGTTCCGGGAGGACGTTCGGGTCGCCCACGGCCTGAGCACCCGAGCGGCACTCCCGGCGAACCGGGATCCCGTCACCTTTGCCGGGTCAGCGGTGGCGCGGGTCCCCCTCCTCGTGGCGGGCAGCCCGGAAGATCAGGCCGTGCCCTTCAAGCGCAACGGCGAGGCGATCTTCAAGCGTGCCACCTCGTCCGAAAGCCGCCTGCTGCGTCTGCCCGGCCCGCACCTTGGTGGCTCGCACTTCGGGGCCACGTTCGTCAATGGGATGCTGGCATTCCTGAACCGGCTGGAGCGCCAGGGAGGGGCGAAATCGTAA
- a CDS encoding ArsC/Spx/MgsR family protein, giving the protein MTAPQVQMFGLKKSAATRAAERFFKERRVKVQFVDLSQRPIAKGELTRFVQKFGLNALLDLEGKAYERSNLAYLRTTEEGIITRIIETPELLRLPLVRGGKVLTVGEDPEGWARMLEG; this is encoded by the coding sequence ATGACTGCCCCCCAAGTCCAGATGTTCGGCCTGAAAAAGAGTGCCGCCACCCGCGCCGCCGAGCGCTTTTTCAAAGAGCGGCGGGTGAAGGTGCAGTTCGTGGACCTCTCGCAGCGTCCGATTGCGAAGGGGGAGCTGACCCGCTTCGTGCAGAAGTTCGGGCTGAATGCGCTGCTCGACCTGGAGGGCAAGGCCTACGAACGCTCCAACCTCGCCTACCTCCGCACCACTGAGGAAGGCATCATCACCCGGATCATCGAGACGCCGGAGCTGCTGCGGTTGCCGCTCGTGCGCGGCGGCAAGGTGCTGACGGTGGGCGAGGACCCGGAGGGCTGGGCGCGGATGCTGGAGGGGTGA